The DNA sequence CTGGCGGACGACGGGAGCGGCGACGTGGTCGTCCGCCTCTACGAATCCCTGGGCGGCCGCGCCCGCACGACCGTCGCACTCGACTTCCCGACGGCGACCGTGCACCGCTGCGACCTGCTGGAACGCCCGCTGGAGAAGGCGGAGTCGACGGACGGGAAGGTGGAGCTGACACTACGCCCGTTCGAGATCGTGACGCTACGGATGCGACCCACCAGCCCGTCCGGCGATTGAGGACAGCGCGCGCAGCGCGCTTCGGGTGGTGCGGGGGCGCAGCCCCTGCAAGAAACGGTGAATGGGGGTGCCCCCTCTGGGGGAGGGACCGGGGCGAAACCCCCAACCCCACCCCCGCCTCACCACCCCGGCCACCCCACCCCCACAGCCACATACACCCCACACCCCACCACCACACTCACCAACAGCGGCGCCCGCCAAGCCGCCGCACCAGCCACCACGGCGGTACCCGCGACAACAGCAGGCGACGGCACCGCAACCTCGCCCCCCGCCACAGCGGACACCGCCAGCACCAGCAGCACCGCCAAAGGCACATGCCGTATCCAGGGAACCTCCCCAAGGCGGCGGCTGAGAGGCGTCACACCGGCGAGCCGCATGAGAAGCGTCCCGGCACCCGCGACGGCGGACGCCAGCAGAGCGGCGGAGGTACT is a window from the Streptomyces mobaraensis genome containing:
- a CDS encoding AzlD domain-containing protein; protein product: MSTSAALLASAVAGAGTLLMRLAGVTPLSRRLGEVPWIRHVPLAVLLVLAVSAVAGGEVAVPSPAVVAGTAVVAGAAAWRAPLLVSVVVGCGVYVAVGVGWPGW